In Bombus huntii isolate Logan2020A chromosome 9, iyBomHunt1.1, whole genome shotgun sequence, a single window of DNA contains:
- the LOC126869239 gene encoding chondroitin proteoglycan-2-like, which yields MKTMFAVVLATVFLAFVSATPQCPSNQDDVVLIPNPVDCASYYACDGGVAYLMNCSAGLLFNPELRVCDWAENVTCSVTPSPSAAPTEVLENSNEESSEESSEEPSEEPSEEPSEEPSEEPSEEPSEEPSEEPSEEPSEEPSEEPSEEPSEEPSEEPSEESDEVIKMTNAEPCAASSESSESSESGEGSDELPIYK from the exons ATGAAaa cAATGTTTGCGGTAGTCCTCGCTACGGTCTTTCTGGCCTTTGTTTCTGCCACTCCACAATGTCCATCCAATCAAGATGATGTTGTCTTAATTCCGAATCCAGTTGACTGCGCATCCTATTATGCCTGCGACGGTGGCGTTGCATACTTAATGAATTGCTCTGCCGGACTTCTCTTTAACCCCGAATTACGAGTTTGCGATTGGGCAGAGAATGTAACCTGTTCCGTTACGCCTTCACCCAGCGCAGCACCAACTGAAGTACTTGAAAATTCCAACGAAGAATCCAGCGAAGAATCCAGCGAAGAACCCAGCGAAGAACCCAGCGAAGAACCCAGCGAAGAACCCAGCGAAGAACCCAGCGAAGAACCCAGCGAAGAACCCAGCGAAGAACCCAGCGAAGAACCCAGCGAAGAACCCAGCGAAGAACCCAGCGAAGAGCCCAGCGAAGAACCCAGCGAAGAACCCAGCGAAGAGTCCGACGAAGTTATCAAAATGACCAATGCAGAACCTTGCGCAGCATCTAGCGAATCCAGCGAATCCAGCGAATCCGGTGAAGGATCTGATGAACTACCTATTTATAAGTAA
- the LOC126869241 gene encoding peritrophin-1-like, whose protein sequence is MKAIFVVALTALLVAFVSATPPPECPDESEEDVALFPNPDDCTSYYTCIRDQPLLMQCHQGLEYNPVLRICDWPKKNVTCKRRPVRPPHPPHQSQASTSKSTKHVDIGRMPA, encoded by the exons atgaagg CAATATTTGTGGTTGCACTTACCGCTCTTTTGGTGGCGTTCGTTTCCGCTACTCCACCACCTGAATGTCCCGATGAAAGCGAAGAAGATGTTGCTCTGTTTCCGAATCCAGACGACTGCACAAGCTATTATACCTGCATTAGAGACCAACCGTTGTTGATGCAATGCCACCAAGGACTTGAATATAACCCGGTATTAAGAATATGCGACTGGCCAAAGAAAAATGTAACTTGTAAACGTCGGCCTGTACGACCACCACATCCACCACATCAATCACAAGCCTCCACATCCAAATCAACAAAACATGTTGATATCGGCCGCATGCCAGCATAA
- the LOC126869240 gene encoding peritrophin-1-like isoform X1, protein MKAIFVVALTALLVAFASTVPPPECGSGQHDIFLPNPDDCSTFYLCDRGEPLLMQCNEGLEFNPKLRVCDWPKQTVRCKRLVSKPSSPADSPAPSAATVTASPEVAPEEVTVHVQNDTDLKNMQS, encoded by the exons atgaaag CAATATTTGTGGTTGCACTTACCGCTCTTTTGGTGGCGTTTGCTTCAACTGTTCCACCACCTGAATGTGGAAGCGGACAACACGATATCTTCCTTCCGAATCCAGACGACTGCTCAACCTTTTATCTCTGCGATAGAGGTGAACCATTGTTGATGCAATGCAACGAAGGACTTGAATTTAACCCGAAATTAAGAGTATGTGATTGGCCTAAGCAAACTGTCCGCTGTAAACGTCTCGTTTCAAAGCCATCAAGTCCGGCAGATAGTCCCGCACCATCAGCAGCaactgttactgcttcccCTGAAGTGGCACCAGAGGAAGTAACAGTACATGTCCAGAATGACACCGACCTGAAAAATATGCAATCATAA